Within Thermococcus indicus, the genomic segment CCGAAGATCGCTATGGGAATCGCCAGTAGAACCAGTGCAATTAGAACGACCACGAACGTCAGGAGTTCCGCGGCAACCAGGGCAGGCAAAGCTTTCAATCCAGCCTTTATGGATTCTAGGGCCCTCTTCTCCTCTCTAGCCAGCTCCACAGCTGCGTCCACGAGAGCGTAGCCAAAGGACAGATTTGTCAGGAACGCCCACACTGCAAAGATGACCATCAGGGGGAGTTTTTCCCTCATCTCGCTCGATGCACGGAGGTACTCCCAGTACGTGTCCCTGTAGACGCTCATTCCGCAGCAGCTAACGGTCGGCTCGCTGGGGCGATAGTAGGTATCGTCGCATTTCATTCCATGGCTCCCGAAGAAGTCGGGGTTGGAGTTGAAAACCGAGTGACAGGTTATGGCGTCGTTCTCCTTTTCCATCAGCCTCAGTATCTCCTTTACCCTCCCGTAGCTCTCCATGAACCCGCTCATCAGAGGGAACGGGAGGGCGTAGGTTACGAGCAGGGCCACGATGAGCAGACCCACGAACTTCTTACTTCTGAGCGTCTTGTCGACTTCTATACTGGGAGTCTCCATATTACATCATGTGGTGGTGTGAAGATGGGTCTATTTAAGCCTTTTCATTCCAGCCTCGACAAAGCTTTTAAGCACCCACCAATCAACCAACGACATAACCCCTGGAGGTTTTGCCATGGCAAAGTTCATATTCGTCACGGGTGGTGTTGTTAGCGGTCTTGGGAAGGGTATAACCAGCGCCTCACTGGGAATGCTGATGAAGGCGAGGGGATTCAGGACGACTAACATCAAAATCGACCCTTACCTTAACTACGACGCCGGAACGATGAACCCCTACCAGCACGGCGAGGTCTTCGTCCTCGACGACGGCGGCGAGGTTGACCTCGACCTCGGCAACTACGAGCGCTTCCTCGACACCAGCCTGAGCTTTGACCACAACATAACGACGGGCAAAGTTTACTCCGCCGTCATCGAGAAGGAGAGGAAAGGAGAATATCTCGGTGCGACGGTCCAGGTCATACCCCATATCACCAACGAGATAAAGGACCGCATCAGGCGGCTCGCCAGGGACTACGACGTTGTCGTGGTGGAGATAGGCGGAACCGTCGGCGACATCGAGAGCATGCCCTTCCTCGAGGCGGCGAGGCAGATGCAGATCGAGGAGGGCAGGGAGAACGTTGCCTTCGTCCACGTCACCTACGTGCCGAAGCTCAGGGTTGTTGGAGAGCAGAAGACAAAGCCGACCCAGCACAGCGTCAAGGAGCTTAGGAGCCTTGGAATCCAGCCCGATGCGATAGTGGCCCGCTCGGAGGACCCGCTCGAAGAAAGCGCGAGAATGAAGATAAGCCTCTTCACCAACGTCCCCGACGAGGCCGTGATAAGTGCCTACGACGTTGAGGACACCTACGAGGTACCGTTGATGCTCGAAAAGGAGGGGCTGGCCCGGTACATCACCAAGCGGCTCGGTCTGCCCGAGAGGGAGCCGGAACTCGATGCCTGGAGGGCCATGGTTGAGAGGTACAAATCCCTCACCGACACGGTTGAGATAGCCGTCGTTGGCAAGTACGTCAAGCTCTCGGACTCCTACCTGAGCATC encodes:
- the pyrG gene encoding glutamine hydrolyzing CTP synthase is translated as MAKFIFVTGGVVSGLGKGITSASLGMLMKARGFRTTNIKIDPYLNYDAGTMNPYQHGEVFVLDDGGEVDLDLGNYERFLDTSLSFDHNITTGKVYSAVIEKERKGEYLGATVQVIPHITNEIKDRIRRLARDYDVVVVEIGGTVGDIESMPFLEAARQMQIEEGRENVAFVHVTYVPKLRVVGEQKTKPTQHSVKELRSLGIQPDAIVARSEDPLEESARMKISLFTNVPDEAVISAYDVEDTYEVPLMLEKEGLARYITKRLGLPEREPELDAWRAMVERYKSLTDTVEIAVVGKYVKLSDSYLSIKEALKHSSVANGVKVRIRWIEAEELEKHGVKLLEGVDGIIVPGGFGARGTEGKMMAARYARENDIPFLGICFGFQLTVVEFARNVLGLKGAHSTEIDPQTPHPVVDLMPEQRDLDRLGGTMRLGAYPVHIKPNTMARALYGKEIVYERHRHRWEVNPDYIEKFEKAGLVFSGVAGDDGRRMEILELPDRRYFIATQFHPEFKSRPMNPAPVFRGLVKAAKERKYWG